From one Coffea eugenioides isolate CCC68of chromosome 11, Ceug_1.0, whole genome shotgun sequence genomic stretch:
- the LOC113751185 gene encoding uncharacterized protein LOC113751185 isoform X1, protein MKNSSDEAKVSTLVHTFSWSNCCCYKGTKGKTVHSQAKAKTMQKLSFGHDRRKCTKVCTDAYETHNYDHVGAPNNVENVNLNLIGSSDGLLQSDSQHGCNKELMDSNWFQIIPPGQALMWACNPSLIQSHVQNTSLLGDEKYSVNEPDFSQDH, encoded by the exons ATGAAAAATAGCAGTGACGAG GCAAAGGTTTCCACTTTGGTCCATACTTTCTCTTGGTCCAATTGTTGTTGCTACAAAGGGACAAAAGGCAAAACAGTCCACTCACAAGCGAAAGCGAAGACGATGCAAAAATT GTCATTTGGACATGATAGACGAAAATGTACTAAAGTGTGCACAGATGCATATGAAACTCACAATTATGATCATGTTGGGGCACCCAATAATGTTGAGAATGTAAATTTGAATCTGATAGGATCATCCGATGGCCTATTGCAATCAGATTCACAGCATGGATGCAATAAGGAATTAATGGATAGTAATTGGTTTCAGATCATTCCTCCTGGTCAG GCATTAATGTGGGCATGCAATCCTTCATTAATCCAAAGTCATGTACAAAACACTAGCTTGTTAGGAGATGAAAAGTATTCAG TGAATGAACCAGATTTCAGCCAAGACCATTAA
- the LOC113751185 gene encoding uncharacterized protein LOC113751185 isoform X2, which yields MKNSSDEAKVSTLVHTFSWSNCCCYKGTKGKTVHSQAKAKTMQKLSFGHDRRKCTKVCTDAYETHNYDHVGAPNNVENVNLNLIGSSDGLLQSDSQHGCNKELMDSNWFQIIPPGQLAWKKVW from the exons ATGAAAAATAGCAGTGACGAG GCAAAGGTTTCCACTTTGGTCCATACTTTCTCTTGGTCCAATTGTTGTTGCTACAAAGGGACAAAAGGCAAAACAGTCCACTCACAAGCGAAAGCGAAGACGATGCAAAAATT GTCATTTGGACATGATAGACGAAAATGTACTAAAGTGTGCACAGATGCATATGAAACTCACAATTATGATCATGTTGGGGCACCCAATAATGTTGAGAATGTAAATTTGAATCTGATAGGATCATCCGATGGCCTATTGCAATCAGATTCACAGCATGGATGCAATAAGGAATTAATGGATAGTAATTGGTTTCAGATCATTCCTCCTGGTCAG CTTGCTTGGAAAAAAGTTTGGTGA